The sequence below is a genomic window from Tubulanus polymorphus chromosome 1, tnTubPoly1.2, whole genome shotgun sequence.
GACAAATATACAGATAGattacagttccacagttctggagccAGTaacacagttctgaacccagttccacagttctggagccagttccacagttctggagccAGTAACACAGTTAAgcagccagttccacagttcagcagCCAGTAACagagttctgaacccagttccacagttctgaagccagttccacagtactgaagccagttccacagttctgaagccagttccacagttctgaagccagttccacagttctgaagccagttccacagttctgaacccagttcaacagttctgaagccagttccacagttctgaagccagttccacagttctggagccagttccacagttctagagacacttccacagttctggagaCATTCAACAgttctggagccagttccacagttctgaactcagCTTTGCAGTTCTGAACATTTCTGGAGTTTTAAATGCAACCAATGGGTTCAAGTCTAACTCCCAAGCCAAAGTTAACTCAGGGTAACAGTTCACTTCTAGAGTTCAAATGCATCCAATGTTCATAGAGAAAAAGTTGAACTCCAAACTGTTGGATCTGGGTGCAGATCTATACTAATGGGAGCTCTTGGGGTTAATATTTGATTCTACAATCAAGATACTTGTAATGAATGACGTAAATGAGATAATTCCAATTCCCAAAGCCGTAGAAACGGATCCAGGGATCGCATATTTACCAACATGTTTCCATCCTCTCATTTCAGTATCCATCAATTCAGCCCATCCTGcatgatgataaaaatgtcGTACTATCAGCGGAATATCACAGTCTCTCGTTTCACGTATAGATTTACCATTGTCTAAACTTTCTACGACTGATATCAAACGCtggtgtttctgaatgtgacGAGCCACGCtgaaatatgaatacatcATGAGATGTTGAATGAATAGAATCTGCGGATCAAGTTTCACAAACAATAATGGAGAAAATCAATCACTTTAATCGTGAATtctcaaacattttcaaatttttttctatctcTGCTCATCTCAAACTTTAACATCTAATACCTCTATCCACGTGTAAACTGCTTCAGCAGATTATCGCGACATAATTATAACTTTATTTCTATTCTAAACTCTAAAAGATAGTTCGATAGTCTTCAGGGAGGATGGTTGGATAGGGATTGATGTAAGTTGATATTGTTTAAGACTGTGTTACTTATTTATATACTTTGTAACGATATAACAAGCTTTTTATTAGTACTgaatgtatataaactagttttACACTGTCTGGGGTTTACTGAGCCACtcagggagaggagagagggggtgAGGGGATGAGGGGGCTGCTGCTATCTCTACTTGTTTTGTAACTTATAAATGGAATCATGATTCAAACAGTAGCTTGCAAGAGAAAGATAAGAAAACTGACAACACATGTTTGAAACACAGATTATTATACCTGCTTCAGACAGgtgaatatatctatacacCCCGTATACCAGTCTACAAGGCTACAGTATACaacaccagtctaagctcattttggttctatggccgatctaacaacttaagaccagtctaagctcattttggttctatggccaatctaacaacttaagaccagtctaagttcattttggttctataatctatctaacaacttaagaccagtctaagctcattttggttctatggccaatctaacaacttaagaccagtctaagttcattttggttctataaccaatctaacaacttaagaccagtctaagttcattttggttctataaccaatctaacaacttagacAGATCTTAATATTTAACACCATTTCTGCAGTTGGATCCGGATAATTCAGAGGAACATTTCGGCAAACATTAATCTAAAATCATTTACCAGCTCAATAGTAACTAGCTCAAGATGCCACATTTCTATTCCCATAAGACATCAATGAGTACTGTGGGAAATTGATAAgtgagacagagagagagagagagttatCTGATGAGAGCTGATGAGAATTCATTGACATTATTCTCAGACTCTAACTCTTATCCCAGTTCCATTACTGCTCATACCAACAACCGTTAATGCGCAATTTTTACccgatgaataaattataattttttctttataacaAAGCAGAAATCTGCGATAATGAGATGATAAATTGATATCAATTAATCATTGTTACAATTACTCTGTCGATATTCAGAGATGCAGTCACTGGCGAGTGAGTGAAAAGCACTAAAGCAACAATagatgaatattcaaattgatGCCTGATGCATCGCGCTAAATATCAATGTTTAGATAATTCATATTGATAAGAAATCAATCTAACTGCGAGGGACAGTAACACAGTCATAAACCTTCAAAGCAAAATGACAAATCTGAGAAATTGATAGCGAGTAATGGAGCGCGCAGTGACTAATACACAGGaggcagagagagagagagagagagagagagagagagagagagagagagagagagagagagagagaggagagagaggagagatagAGCGCTGCAGTTGATCATTGATTCAGTACTGATTCAACAGTCTGCGTGTGGATAACTTCATCCAGTCTGGTGCGAGCTCTACCTAAGTCGACGTGGATGTGGATAACTCCCTCCAGTTTGTTATAAGCTCTACGTCAGTTGATGTGGATGAAGTGAGTTTCAAAAACTGTTGCGTAACATCAATAGATCGAATAACAACAAAGTTATGACAAACATCAAAGCAGAAACTTCTTCACGAATCACCGGATTGTTATAAGTTATTTGTTTGAAGTGGCTGGAGATATTGAGTAGATGACAGTGAAGTGGGCGTCAACGCGAAATAAACATCGATATAAACATTCTATCAAAATAGAACGCATTCAAGGCTTCGAGGCACGAACGACATCTAACGAAAAAACTGTCAAACGTTTGTTGCGTAATTCACTAATGAGAAATGGTTGTCGTCGTGGATGAGGATTGTCTGCGTGATATATTAGAGCGCGCGTATTGATTCTATAGCTCGCGATCGGATTAAATTTCTTTCGTCAGTCGTGCTTTGAAAAAACCTCAATCACATCTCGTTGTATTTTTGTGTTCTTTATTCGCGTGCTTTCATAGCCTCGAGCCTTATACACAATCAGCTCAGCtacattctctctctctctctctctcccggAGAGCGGACTACTGACACAGCAATCACAATAGACTCTAACAtacagagagaaagagagaggcAGCAGACTCTCTCTACATACACCACTGAGACCAGCAGCCACTGAGACCAGCAGCCACTGAGACCAGCAGCCACTGAGACCAGCAGCCGATGAGACCAGCAGCCGATGAGAGAGGCAGCCACTGAGACCAGCAGCCGATGAGACCAGCAGCCACTGAGACCAGCAGCCACTGAGACCAGCAGCCACTGAGACCAGCAGCCACTGAGACCAGCAGCCACTGAGACCAGCAACCACTGAGACCAGCAACCACTGAGACCAGCAGCCGATGAGAGAGGCAGCCACTGAGACCAGCAGCCGATGAGAGAGGCAGTAACTGAGTCCAGCAGCCGATGAGAGAGGCAGCCACTGAGACCAGCAGCCGATGAGAGAGGCAGCCACTGAGACCAGCAGCCACTGAGAGAGGCAGTTAGTGAAGCAGACTCTCTGTGCCACTGAGCGTTATTAACAATACAGGATATAATTAACTATTTACGGATCAAAGTGTCACAGTTTAATTAATCATTATAGATCGGAACTAGGTGGCGTTAGAATAGACCAGCGGGATATTGACTGATATTGACTCTACATACAGTTCACAGTTGACGCGACGAGCTCCAAACTTTCAGCCACTGAGTGTTTGAGAGTGTTTTGACGGAGTAGAGAAACCACTGGTATCTCAAGAGCTGTTTGTGTTGTTATAACTACTCAGTCATCATGTTGAATTATCAGTTACACGGTTCTCATTGTTTGGCGTGTGGTAATAAGTCGATACCGTTAAACGATGTATCTACATGGATGGAAATGGTTCATCTGATACTTTATTGGGCGCACCCGAGTATCATCGGTTTCGGTATCGTCACCGGGGTCGTCAATATAGTAACTCTAGCGCGACAGGTTCAAACGTCAGTCGATACTTACCTCACCGGACTAGCCGTATCGAGCACATTGTTGCAGCTATGCGGCGCGTTTCTATGGTTACCGCTTTATATCGGTCATTACACTATTTATCAACAGTTACACGGTTATTTCGTCAGTATCAACGACTGGTTTTGGTACACGAGTTTATGGTTGATTCTGGTGATGTCGTTGGAGAGAGTTTTATCGTTGACTCAGAATCAAACTCGTTCGCTGTGTTCGCCGATACAGGCGTGCGTTAGCACAGTGATGGTTTACTGCGTTTGTTTAGCGAGTTCGTTACCGAGATTCTGGGAATACGAAGTGGTCGAATACGTCGACGCGAAGACGAACGTAACGGTTTACGTATCTCAGAGATCGGACGTAGCCTCGACCCCCGAGTATACGATCATGTATTTCTGGTATTTGACGAGTATTACGGTATTTTTACCGATTCCCGTAATGATCGTTTTGACGTGTTTACTCAGTAAAGTTACGCAGAGTCTCGTCTCGTCGACGAAACGACGTCAAACGCCGCGCATCAACAACGACCACGAGAACCGTCAACCGCTCACGGGACCGGCCTTTAGTGTTAACCCCGCCGAGGAAACTAACATGACGAGACTTTACATTTCGTTTATCGGTTGTTACATCGTGTTTACGTCTCCGAGGacatttttagatttgttaCCGAATCTAACAGTCGGTATTGTCGACACCGATAGTAGTTTCTATCATACTCTTCACGATCTGTTTCAAGTTTtgttctatttgaatttttcgattcagtttctattatttttgtcgtattataaacatttccGTCGCACGCTGAAGTCAatgtgctgctgctgctgctgctgcggctgcaGTGAGGATGAAGATGAAATCCGTAATAAAAACAATCCATACATATAGATGATGGGCAGATTGAGGGGGAAGGGACAGATTGAGGGGAGAAGGGACAGATTGAGGGGGAGAAGGGACATATTGAGGGGAGAAGGGACAGATTGAGGGGGAGAAGGGAGGGGACAGATTGAGGGGAGTTAATAGAAAGTTCAAGTCTAACTGAAACAGGATGAACATGGATAGTTCTAAAATTTGCACTCATAACTGATTGATTCTAAAGAATATATAGATTGTTCAAGTCTTATAGAAACAGGATAGTTCAGGATAGAACATACAGACCTAACTGAATGATTCTAAGAGTGAAAAGCAAATCTATGGGGGAGAGATCTATAAAATAACCGGTAAATCTTCTCTGTAATCAAATGATCAGATTTTGGATTCTGCAATAGATACTGTACATGTGCAGGACAGGGAAAGATCAGTTATTCGAAAGTGAACCAGTtgataactgatgaaatgatatgTATTCATCCTATTGTTAACTTTAATCAACAGGGTCCAGACCTATGATTAGATGAGGACCCAAAAAGACAACATGTAAATATGAATCGAGCAATTCAAATACACCGATGTAAGTTCTTCAAACTTTATACCAAAATATTCGAATAGTATTTGTGGCCAGTTGTGAGAACTTTGTTTATTGGTTCAGActgttgtaaaatattttgataaccGTTTTAAATTATGTGTAAATTGTAATTTGTAGATCAACGTTGTACAAATATGGAGTTAATAAATGTTTTGTACGTGTAATTTATCACAGTTCTGTTTTAATGATTAACTGATTTATTCAATCAGCGTTACAGCTATCGAAACATAAGTGGAGGAGGCCAAAAACTTCATCAAAGCAACACTTAAAACAATGCAGTGAAGCTTGTTGCAAACAGTAACTACATGGGGCTGCAGTTGGTAAAGAAGTAAGAGTTAACAGTGGATAGTTGAAATAGTGACTatcaaaagttcattgttactatggtatttatcggttggttatctttaaccaacctttgagcaactgtcCTTAATtagaattaactaaaatagaaatagTCTAATAATCTTGTTTATCAGGAGTACTGCATATTTGAAGGTGACAATTCGGTggtgtcaaatttaattcaactcCTGACTCAAGAAGAGAAGAACATTCAACATTTAAGTCTTTTGAACAGACTTTTTAATGTCCACATTCTTCAGCACCAGCACGAGGAAAATATGAAAGCTCCATCTATCAGACAAAACCTGAGTCTAATCACTAGCAGTTGTTGCAGGGTTCCTAGTATTAAGGTTGATGATAAAAGTAAGCACTCAGATAACCctgaaaaacatattcaataacTGATGAAAGTTTAAACAGACCTGTATAAGTATCTAGCTCTGACATGACCCGGTAATTCACTCCATGATTTTAATGCTGTTTTAGATGAATTCACGGCTAAATCGACATCTTCTCGAGTTCCTTGACAAGTAGCAGCGAGAACTTCTCCCGTAGCTGGATTCTTATTCTCATAGAATTGTCTTCCTTCTGGTTTCACATATTTCCCATCAATAAAATGTCCGAATTGTCGTCCATGATCATCAAACCAagcctgaaaatagaaaacgtGATGATGACAATCCCACAACACTTACTGTGATGGATCAGTGTTAAGAGGAcagtgattttttttctttgattatCTGAAATGTCATTCTCTTCTTGGTtttcttggtttcccaagactaaccCGACGAACTGGATTGTTCATTAAACCTCATGAAAGGGCCACGTCCTTTGAAGTATTGCCAAGACTAGAACCCCAGGATCTCGTTTAGAACCCTATTGGATCATTCATAAACTAATGATAGGACCACTGACTGGAGCCTTCTTGTGTTGCCCACACGCTAcagcaggattcgaacctcctcgcttgccagggtttgattgcttcCCGCTAAAGCTCATGCCAACActaaccctggcaagcgagggtaGATAGCACTCTTGAGATAGCAAATGCAACGGCATCACAACTTCTTATCCAAAATGAGCATATAATTTGTAGCTACTGTACTTAAttcaaaaatctaatatcAGAACTGTATGTCACTGGGTCCATGTTACTGTCAAAAATTCGGTAACAGAGACATTGATAATGGGATGGAATACATTCCTATTAATCAACGTTTTacattcatttaattgtttgtCATTACACGCAGTATACAGATAATATACCTGAGCAACATTAGCAGCCTCGGGAGCCGGGCCATACGACATCTTATCAAATAAACTACACACTGAATTAGCATCAGCAACGGCTTGATGAGAAGCAGCCATTATCGCGTCGACGAGGTCGTGAGGAGGCTCAGAATaaacttaattgatttgaattgattgaattgttaCTGCGGGTCGCAACAAGTTTGCTATAAAGATTCGTTACAGTGTCaacaattttgtcatttttttcgcagAGAAAATGACAGATACCGATtcaaaacagtttttagaCGCGCTGGGAGGAGATGAGCGACTATACCAACAATTACTGTTAGAGGTAATGTTCCATGTTTATATCTATTTAACCGTATATCGTGATATTCGATTAGAAATTCCATAAAAACTCGTTACAGAGGAAAAACCGTCCTATCaagttcaattcaaatttctgATTATTTGATCACACATAACATTGGTATTTTTTTAGGCGGCGAAGAATGAAGGGATCCCACAAGCTGCAGCAGCGCCGTACCACACAGTCACCCCTAAACCAGGTATCAATCACTTCACATATTTATTGCGTaattttatagttttttaaagcGTTTTTTCCTTTTGGTGCCAACTTATTCATTATATCTATTTACAGCGTTTTGTGTGAAATCTGTGAATAAAGGAAACAATGAGAAGATTTTCATAAATGTTTGCACAGAAGAAAGTGTAAGTATTTTGTTAGCTAAACTAGTATCGAACTAGTttatgattatataatttcaatCCATGCTCTTAAATCGTTTCAGCTTCCTAAAGCTAAAGATATCAGCGAAGAGGAACTAATTGAAGTTTTACAATCGTTGGATCCATCGTCCTATCGAGTTCCTATGAGTCTAGGAGAACCTCACGCAGAAACAGACCTCAGTAAGTCATTCAaccttaaaaatgaaatctattttAATCTAATAAGAATTAAAATGATACTGAATGAGATGATTTTTTCGACTCACTAGAGACCCTTGTCAGGTGTCGAAAGGTTTCgctaaattgatttaatattttcagagGGTATGGGCTGTACTGCGTATGATGTAGTAGTGAATCCTAATTTCTTACAGAAGGTCAATGGAAGCCATACATTTATGGGATTCTTTATGACTGTAGTTTTAGAAGGATTagaatacaaatataacatagaaataGACAGAGGTATGTATTCAATTatctgggggggggggagagGAGGCAgtcaaattatattttcaattttaagtATTGTTAACATAGGGAAGAGAAATGTTTTA
It includes:
- the LOC141911805 gene encoding uncharacterized protein LOC141911805 codes for the protein MLNYQLHGSHCLACGNKSIPLNDVSTWMEMVHLILYWAHPSIIGFGIVTGVVNIVTLARQVQTSVDTYLTGLAVSSTLLQLCGAFLWLPLYIGHYTIYQQLHGYFVSINDWFWYTSLWLILVMSLERVLSLTQNQTRSLCSPIQACVSTVMVYCVCLASSLPRFWEYEVVEYVDAKTNVTVYVSQRSDVASTPEYTIMYFWYLTSITVFLPIPVMIVLTCLLSKVTQSLVSSTKRRQTPRINNDHENRQPLTGPAFSVNPAEETNMTRLYISFIGCYIVFTSPRTFLDLLPNLTVGIVDTDSSFYHTLHDLFQVLFYLNFSIQFLLFLSYYKHFRRTLKSMCCCCCCCGCSEDEDEIRNKNNPYI
- the LOC141914870 gene encoding PIH1 domain-containing protein 1-like, producing MTDTDSKQFLDALGGDERLYQQLLLEAAKNEGIPQAAAAPYHTVTPKPAFCVKSVNKGNNEKIFINVCTEESLPKAKDISEEELIEVLQSLDPSSYRVPMSLGEPHAETDLKGMGCTAYDVVVNPNFLQKVNGSHTFMGFFMTVVLEGLEYKYNIEIDREWKILKNKKFHGKIQPQNVRSQHKPWIMDMDNPYEPSGIASKNSKPLISEMKENSKPRETEPKYLIVQDPPEGHPEFLVAEIQLPKVKSANTLSLDVGEDRIVLQTRSNVNHLDIYLPFNIVQEECGAQFNKNTQILTITMIVQPAVCS